The Dehalogenimonas lykanthroporepellens BL-DC-9 genome includes a window with the following:
- a CDS encoding AAA ATPase central domain protein (KEGG: deg:DehalGT_1263 AAA ATPase central domain protein~PFAM: AAA ATPase central domain protein~SMART: AAA ATPase): MVDITENDPLKQEVAIDPDYDDADEQTDRERRSFVERTLTDTLGEGERKTAVVIQPVFYADLVAWALKTWLEREGWRVLKATGNEGQSMPHHETVEYAPDCQAEFMMNGILTVARQDTRLTLIVRIKPRCQPQIQITGRVEDASAVTAMAEGLSALIKNENFYRHACVRMNAYYPALITPESRSWNSIILDEDTLRDIRQNTIGFFRKSRQLARMGVPRKRGLILSGHPGTGKTLICKAIMKQTAGKYTCITTDPGLMDEPNYIRAVYALAGELAPSFVFIEDLDQIGQSRSLFPFHNGSPLNTLLEVMDGAEACDGIITIATTNSLDSLDSALIRRPSRFDRIIELPHPDEDKRRSIIDTLSRRIRLDADIKAYITRSTRHFTPAQLQEVIYTLAIDRAGRERRFRTTAPLAVTREDVDRAIRRVNSFRQTGSLGFRPSDCGPGDGVA; the protein is encoded by the coding sequence TTGGTAGATATAACTGAAAACGACCCGCTGAAACAGGAGGTGGCAATAGACCCTGATTATGACGACGCCGACGAGCAGACCGACCGGGAACGCCGGTCTTTTGTCGAACGCACCCTGACCGACACCCTGGGCGAGGGGGAACGCAAAACGGCCGTGGTCATCCAGCCGGTATTTTACGCCGACCTGGTAGCCTGGGCGCTGAAAACCTGGCTGGAGCGTGAAGGCTGGCGCGTCCTGAAAGCCACCGGCAACGAAGGCCAGTCTATGCCGCACCACGAGACGGTGGAATACGCCCCCGACTGCCAGGCGGAGTTCATGATGAACGGCATCCTCACCGTCGCCCGGCAGGATACCCGGCTGACCCTCATCGTCCGTATCAAACCGCGCTGTCAGCCCCAGATACAGATAACCGGCCGCGTCGAAGACGCCTCGGCGGTGACCGCCATGGCCGAAGGGCTGTCAGCGCTTATTAAAAATGAAAACTTCTATCGCCACGCCTGTGTGCGGATGAACGCTTACTACCCGGCCCTCATCACGCCCGAGTCCCGCTCCTGGAACTCCATCATCCTGGACGAGGATACGCTCCGTGACATCCGGCAGAACACCATCGGCTTTTTCCGGAAATCCCGCCAGCTGGCGCGGATGGGCGTCCCCCGCAAGCGCGGCCTTATCCTGTCCGGCCACCCCGGCACCGGCAAGACGCTCATCTGCAAGGCCATTATGAAACAGACCGCCGGCAAATACACCTGCATCACCACCGACCCCGGCCTGATGGACGAGCCGAACTACATCCGCGCCGTGTACGCGCTGGCCGGCGAACTGGCGCCGTCCTTCGTCTTCATCGAAGACCTGGACCAGATAGGCCAGTCCCGCTCCCTGTTTCCCTTCCATAACGGTTCGCCGCTCAACACCCTGCTGGAGGTGATGGACGGGGCCGAGGCCTGCGACGGCATCATTACCATCGCCACCACCAATTCCCTGGACAGCCTGGACTCCGCGCTGATACGCCGGCCGTCCCGGTTCGACCGCATCATCGAACTGCCCCACCCGGACGAGGACAAGCGGCGGAGCATCATCGACACCCTGAGTCGCCGCATCCGGCTGGACGCCGACATCAAGGCCTACATAACTCGAAGCACCCGGCACTTCACCCCGGCCCAGCTTCAGGAAGTTATCTACACCCTGGCCATCGACCGCGCCGGCCGGGAACGCCGCTTCCGCACCACCGCGCCGCTGGCGGTGACCCGTGAGGACGTGGACCGCGCCATCCGGCGCGTCAATTCCTTCCGGCAGACCGGCAGTCTGGGCTTCCGCCCGTCGGATTGCGGCCCGGGGGACGGCGTAGCCTGA
- a CDS encoding conserved hypothetical protein (KEGG: deh:cbdb_A1527 hypothetical protein), with product MYKGKTGNLSKSKYLKSLQCPRLLWVDANQRERIVIDESTQHIFAQGHEVGLLAQSLFPDGVDAGTGPSAENLAITAELLPQRVPIYEAGLSAGRLYCRADILEPAPGDAWDIIEVKSANSVKPENLDDVAFQRYCATMSGLTIRRCFLMHLNPDYVKQGDIDPEALFVTEDVTDQLDPHTDGIEGRIAEALQVMDADECPGPDIGARCSSPYACALTGECWDGLADHHPLTLYYGKALGERLLKQGINTIADIPPHVKLNGKQRIQMECVLNNRPYIDHAALGDFLGGLEYPLYFMDFETFQTAIPLYDGTRPYQQIPFQFSVHVVDRPGAEPRHHSFLADSPADPRADFIRELTACMGERGSVIVYYQTFETGRLAELAQAFPEYRERIANIVGRMADLIVPFRNFAYYHPDQRGRASLKYTMPALTGLGYSDLVIKEGGMASLRYFQSVFGNLPEAEVAAIRRDLETYCGQDTFGMIGMVEELRGLVTRKI from the coding sequence ATGTACAAAGGAAAAACCGGCAACCTCTCCAAATCAAAATACCTGAAGTCTCTCCAGTGCCCCCGCCTGCTGTGGGTGGATGCCAACCAGCGGGAGCGCATCGTGATTGACGAAAGCACCCAGCACATCTTCGCGCAGGGGCATGAAGTGGGCCTTCTGGCCCAGTCGCTCTTTCCCGACGGCGTGGACGCCGGCACCGGGCCCAGCGCCGAAAACCTGGCCATCACCGCTGAACTGCTCCCTCAGCGCGTGCCCATCTACGAAGCCGGGCTGTCAGCCGGGCGGTTGTACTGCCGGGCGGACATCCTGGAACCGGCCCCGGGCGACGCCTGGGACATCATCGAGGTGAAAAGCGCCAATTCGGTCAAGCCGGAAAACCTGGACGACGTGGCCTTCCAGCGCTACTGCGCCACCATGAGCGGACTGACCATCCGGCGCTGTTTCCTGATGCACCTGAACCCTGATTATGTAAAACAGGGTGACATCGACCCGGAAGCGCTGTTCGTCACCGAGGACGTGACCGACCAACTGGACCCGCACACCGACGGCATCGAAGGGCGCATCGCCGAGGCCCTGCAGGTAATGGATGCCGATGAGTGCCCCGGCCCGGACATCGGCGCCCGGTGTTCCAGCCCCTACGCCTGCGCGCTGACCGGCGAATGCTGGGACGGCCTGGCCGACCATCACCCGCTGACGCTGTATTACGGCAAGGCGCTGGGCGAGCGACTGCTGAAACAGGGCATCAACACCATTGCCGACATCCCGCCCCACGTCAAACTGAACGGCAAGCAACGCATCCAGATGGAATGCGTCCTGAACAACCGGCCTTACATTGACCACGCCGCACTGGGTGACTTCCTGGGCGGGCTGGAATATCCGCTGTATTTCATGGACTTCGAAACCTTCCAGACGGCCATACCGCTCTACGACGGCACCAGACCCTACCAGCAGATACCGTTCCAGTTTTCGGTTCATGTAGTGGACCGTCCCGGCGCCGAACCCCGTCATCATTCCTTCCTGGCCGATTCCCCGGCCGACCCCCGGGCGGACTTCATCCGGGAACTGACGGCGTGCATGGGTGAGAGAGGCAGTGTCATCGTCTATTACCAGACCTTCGAGACGGGACGCCTGGCGGAACTGGCCCAGGCCTTCCCGGAGTACCGGGAGCGCATCGCCAACATCGTCGGCCGGATGGCCGACCTCATCGTGCCCTTCCGCAACTTCGCCTACTACCACCCCGACCAGCGCGGCCGGGCCTCACTGAAGTACACCATGCCCGCCCTGACCGGCCTGGGCTATTCGGATCTGGTCATCAAGGAAGGCGGCATGGCCTCCCTGCGCTACTTCCAGTCCGTCTTCGGCAACCTGCCGGAGGCCGAGGTAGCCGCCATCCGCCGTGACCTGGAAACCTACTGCGGCCAGGATACGTTCGGTATGATCGGGATGGTGGAGGAGTTGCGGGGGTTGGTTACCCGGAAGATATGA